The bacterium genome has a segment encoding these proteins:
- a CDS encoding TdeIII family type II restriction endonuclease produces MPLTKEQIQRIENTIKESLRKKFQTYNPETKNMPFHYRLLGRDRMALFSFIHSLNTTFGTSIFEPVAETIANLNFEFAQKQYVVGDTISEQAQSEIQRIMNELTIGKNPNKTEEIERIRKVCNKGTMNKLKTVKVDLFVQSTDGTVHLFDLKTAKPNISNFKDFKRTLLEWIAIYLAKNPNASVESYIAIPYNPYEPKPYERWTLKGMLDLDNELKVAEELWDFLGNNGTYEELLNCFERAGIELRSEIDAYFSKFK; encoded by the coding sequence ATGCCACTTACAAAAGAACAAATACAAAGAATTGAGAATACTATCAAAGAAAGTCTAAGGAAAAAGTTTCAAACATACAACCCAGAAACAAAAAACATGCCTTTTCACTATCGATTACTTGGTCGGGACAGAATGGCATTATTTTCCTTTATTCACTCATTAAATACTACTTTTGGAACATCTATTTTTGAACCTGTGGCTGAAACGATAGCAAATTTGAACTTTGAATTTGCACAAAAACAGTATGTGGTCGGTGATACTATTAGTGAACAAGCCCAATCTGAAATTCAACGTATTATGAATGAACTCACAATTGGAAAAAATCCGAATAAAACGGAAGAAATTGAAAGGATAAGAAAAGTTTGCAACAAGGGTACAATGAACAAATTAAAAACTGTGAAAGTGGATTTGTTTGTTCAGAGTACTGATGGAACAGTCCATCTGTTTGACTTAAAAACAGCAAAACCCAATATCAGCAATTTTAAAGATTTCAAAAGGACATTGTTAGAATGGATAGCAATTTATTTGGCAAAAAATCCAAATGCAAGTGTAGAGTCATATATTGCAATTCCGTACAATCCATATGAACCAAAACCTTATGAAAGATGGACTTTAAAAGGTATGTTAGATTTGGATAATGAGCTAAAAGTTGCAGAAGAATTGTGGGACTTTCTTGGCAACAATGGTACCTATGAAGAATTATTAAATTGTTTTGAAAGAGCAGGTATTGAATTGAGATCTGAAATTGATGCGTATTTTTCAAAATTCAAATAA